The Centroberyx gerrardi isolate f3 chromosome 13, fCenGer3.hap1.cur.20231027, whole genome shotgun sequence genome contains the following window.
ATTCTCCAACAGTTAACATCAGTAGATGACACTACTAATAGAGTCACTATTTAATTCAGTTTGACAGTGATTTAAATAGTGCAGTTACAGTAGGTGAGTGCATTTAAGCCATTGGATTGCAAATGATCCCATTCCAGACAGACTTCAAGATGGCTGAATTAGGAAAGAACTAGGTTTCATGATGAGCCGGGTCTCAAGACAGTAAAAGTATCTTCCAGTGTATGATTTGTCatgataaaataaattacagaaaGAGTAAGCATGCATCTAATATGCCTCAATTCGTGACACACTAACAGCCTGTACAAAAAAAGCCACAAAGGGAATGTTTGTTGAATTTGTGTCGTCAACTAAAGGCGCGAGAAGACAAAACCCTCCGTTCTCCGTCTTGCTCCGTCTCTGCTATATAATCCAGCTAGATGCAAGGATGCAAGGCTTAAACTGAGATGTGTAAGGGCACAgaggaaaaatgcaataaaatcacgtcaaataaaagaataaaagtgACATCAGTACGTCCACGACCAAAGCTCAGAGGATTTGAGGTCATTTTAGAAAATTAAAAAGAGTGGGGAGGGGAATACAAGGTCTGCTTGACAGGTAGAAATATTGCTATAATCACTATAATTACACTAATTACATAATGCTGCCGTTTCAAAATCAGcagcattttcacataatataAAAAAGCCTATAAAAAGCTGTCTGATACATGTGATGTGTATATTAAAAATTACCACAGCTGTAAAGAAGTGTGATTGAAACTGAGTGAATCATTTACAATTTAAGACATGTTTTAAGAGGTGTGTACGTACCATCTGTAACCAGTGTAAAAGACCATTGTTGACTAGGTTTGTTCTGACAGGACGACATCACGTGCTCCTAAAATACCGTTAGAGCCATCCCGTCTCTGAAGGGGGGGGCACACAAGGTTTAAACGACATCTGGAATTAATCACCAACTCTTCAGCATGCAAGAGACAATTCCAGTGTGGGATCTGCATTCCACATTTCATGAATATCTTTTGAAGATAACATGGAAACGCTGACATTGTAAATTCCTTATGTAGACCCCCTTTTACCGTAGTCGAAGCATCAATACACTCCATCCAAGTGCAACGCTACACCTAAGAACAAAGTGATAGTAAGAACACTTCATCCACCCCCCTTTGTGCTGGTTGAAATTTGTCCAGTTGGCTTTTGAGGATATTATGTGCCAAGAGTTGTGgaggaggggagtgtgtgtgtgtgtgtgtgtgtgggaggggggtgggtggcGCTGCAAACTTAAAATCGTCCCTGCTTGGCATCTCCGATGGCCCCCCAGACGTCGAAAACAAACTCATCCGGAAAGGCGAAGTCTCCGAGGGCCTCGTCGAGCGCCATGGCGAATTCATCCGGGTTCTTCTTGTCACGGCCGACCTCAACCATAGTAGCAGCTAGAGGAGAGGGTGGTTAGTTTACTGCTGGAACaactgaagggtttcatttcaaaattagaTATTCCTCTGATTCTCATAAATAACCTCTGATCCTTTTGATAGGTTGCAGGTTGCCTACCACTTATGATACTTTTGTTGAGTCCTAAGCACCTAAAAAGACTGAGCTTGGACATTTACTCATCTAATCTACTCAAAATGAAATAGCTatcaattaaaaaatgaaaacacctaCTCATGAAAATATACTCACTATTGAATAGTCTGGAAGATATTAGCAACTTTAATACCTTTTATCactaaaataacattttagaggatatAATCacttatttttgaaaatgctgagtAATTGAACTTCTAGTTCATTGCGCAAAAATAACGAAAATAATGTTTATTACTAACACTAAAAGTACTGtgaaacacacaggcaaaccATCTTCTAATCTCTCAAAGCATTTCAATACAGCATTATCATCAATAACTTAATAAATATTGCCGGGGGTGACTGCAACTGATGAACATCTATACCCACCAAGTTCAGTGTCTCTGATGCCCATGTAGCTCTCCAGGAGGTCGTCCACTTTCTTCACCGCTTTCTCCTCAAATTCTGTTGGCTGGAGAAGACAAACagaggtttttatttttttgcttagCCCTGCCTCGCTGTGTGTACATGTAACTTTCAAGGTTATATCAGGAGGATAGAAACAATTCCTATTCCGTGCTAGTGCCGCATCTCAGCTGGACCACAGAGAGAAActcaccacctcctccacaGTCGCCGGGCCCTTGGAGCGCAGTCTCAGCGTCCCCCTCCCCGTGCCGATCTTGTTGTCGTTGGCAGGTTTGGTGCCCTTCGACCTGGGCTCCAGCATTTCTGTTGATCAGAAGAGAGACAAATAttacagaaatacacagagtTTTTGGAGgcaatgttgagtgatagtaggtgactagcatGATCAAAAGTATGAAGACTGGCCTTTTAGCAGTAAAaagttagtgatttttattaCATGAACGGTAGATTCATAAATGGGCGGTGTTAATACGatctctgtatcttaaagcattaaggagttatagtagcttcaagaaaatcagtttttccttaTGAATATGCAAAAGTATAGTCCAAAATCTAACCAGATCATctacctgtggtgtaagtatgaagtttctatcatgtactGTTGTTGAGTTATTCTGTTCACAATAATGTGTCTACACAGATACAGACTAAATAACAGAAAAAGATTCTGTTACTTTGAGGTACAATTTGATCACAacagcagacattttttttctctgctacTTCTGCATTTCACAGACAAGGTAACATGGGAAAAAAGATCAGTGACGATGACTGTTAGCATTATAAAACGCCTGTCACCACTGATCAGGAGACGTCTCCAAAGTGTGCTTACATAAATGCTAATGATGTACTGACATTTGTTGAGTGTTACGGTACAGTATTTATTCAATCATCCCCCATGCAAAGAAAACTGAATTACATAACAGAaattaaatgacaacaaaacaaagaggaaactggcattaacaacaaaacatgtacattAAAATCAAATAATTGAGCCCTGTTGTATCTAAGTGAACAGTGAACCCATGATGTTAATGTCTGCACCAACACCACCTAGACAAATTCTTATAAATCTGCTGTActtaagtgattctgattcagtACATTTGTCCATATCCTGCGTCTTACTCACCAAAAGCCTTCATAGGCTCGACCAGTTTGAGGGTGAAGGACTTGTCTCTGGGCAGCTCTTTCAGCATGCGGGCGACCTCGTAGTGTCGCGTCCCCACGACGTTGCGTCCGTTAATGCACTCTACGTGGTCGCCCACGCAGATCACCTTCACCGCGTCCACAACGCTGCCCTCTTTGATACGCTGCCATGCgggaagaagggaaagaaagagggggaacaGAAGAATGGATTggcaaaaatcattaaaaatacaaatcaaGTTAAGtcatttataaagcacttttattttttttacttttatgagGTTTGTcagaaagtgctttacagagcaacacagatcaaaacaagagagaacaaacGCATCAATAATTTAAGATAAGAGAccaaaatctgtgtgtgtgtgtatatatgtgtgtgtgtgtgtgtgtgcacgcatatatgtgtgtgagtggat
Protein-coding sequences here:
- the gipc2 gene encoding PDZ domain-containing protein GIPC2 — translated: MPLGPWKKKNKSTKEHLVENEEVGGGHAGGSAAKSAVNGAGLPPPPANLRPKLVFHTQLAHGSPTGRIEGFTNVKELYGKIAEAFNISPPEILFCTLNTHKIDMEKLLGGQIGLEDFIFAHIKGIKKEVEVFKSEDALGLTITDNGAGYAFIKRIKEGSVVDAVKVICVGDHVECINGRNVVGTRHYEVARMLKELPRDKSFTLKLVEPMKAFEMLEPRSKGTKPANDNKIGTGRGTLRLRSKGPATVEEVPTEFEEKAVKKVDDLLESYMGIRDTELAATMVEVGRDKKNPDEFAMALDEALGDFAFPDEFVFDVWGAIGDAKQGRF